In Miscanthus floridulus cultivar M001 unplaced genomic scaffold, ASM1932011v1 os_1366_2, whole genome shotgun sequence, a genomic segment contains:
- the LOC136533962 gene encoding uncharacterized protein: MAGAQTQAMLEKMELRQSYRNIWHTDLTNAVAADLPWCCLSLWCGPCVSYMLRRRALYNDMSRYVCCAGYMPCSGKCGESQCPEVCLATEVFCCFGNSVASTRFLLQDEFNIQTTQCDNCIIAFMFFLQQLACICSLVACIVGNSELSEVAHVISCMSNLVYWTVCSCMQTQHKVEMDKRDGTLNTMSAPPMQQMSRW, encoded by the exons ATGGCGGGGGCGCAGACGCAGGCGATGCTGGAGAAGATGGAGCTGCGGCAGAGCTACCGCAACATCTGGCACACCGACCTTACCAACGCCGTCGCTGCGGACCTCCCGT GGTGCTGCCTGTCGCTGTGGTG CGGCCCCTGCGTGTCCTACATGCTGCGCAGACGCGCGCTCTACAATGACATGTCAAG GTACGTGTGCTGCGCTGGGTACATGCCGTGCAGCGGCAAGTGCGGTGAGAGCCAGTGTCCGGAAGTATGCCTTGCAACCGAG GTGTTCTGCTGCTTCGGCAACTCGGTTGCTTCCACCCGGTTCCTGCTGCAGGACGAGTTCAACATCCAGACGACGCAGTGCGACAACTGCATCATC GCCTTCATGTTCTTCCTGCAGCAGCTGGCCTGCATCTGCTCCCTAGTCGCCTGCATCGTCGGCAACAGCGAGCTCTCGGAGGTGGCGCACGTCATCTCCTGCATGTCCAACTTGGTCTACTGGAC GGTTTGCTCGTGCATGCAG ACGCAGCACAAGGTGGAGATGGACAAGAGGGACGGCACGTTGAACACCATGTCTGCGCCCCCGATGCAGCAGATGTCGCGTTGGTAA